From Sediminibacterium sp. TEGAF015, a single genomic window includes:
- the smc gene encoding chromosome segregation protein SMC has translation MRLKSLEIKGFKSFADKTVVSFDEGITGIIGPNGCGKSNIIDSIRWVIGEQKISALRSENLEALVFNGSKTRSASGLAEVSLTFENTKNLLPTEFSTVTVTRRFYKNGESEYRLNDVTCRLKDIHNLFLDTGVSTDSYAIIELGMVDDIIKDKDNSRRRMLEQAAGITIYKTRKKEAKNKLDATEQDLARIEDLLFEINNQLKTLESQAKKAEKFYEIKKEYKEVAVELAKAALEGFNISYRELTEQQELELDKKMQLEAEIATEEAAIEQEKVAFITQERALQSMQHGFNELQQNLRSTENDKNLASQKLQYLREKENNLKDFLEKAEGQLKTIGDSIEYSQMQVGEEEANLKGLQERVEEAKMEVESKRQIFDEKRSGVDAVRNQYQQFQRNQFDAEKKVAVADTSIQNLQRMQLQLNEEKSNRLQQLLQLQAESAEKEEALEMKRVDLVQLQEQHEKTKEQIFETQQQLEVLRSELADENRKLDAKRNEYNLLKSLIDSMEGYPESIKFLHKNNDWNHNAPILSDIIYVKEDYRTAVENVLEPYLNYYVVNNLEEGLKAVHLLDDNKKGKANFFLLDQFANFHQQSHQPAQTIKALDVIEVDDQYYKLAEYLLGNVYIGENDEAIRNSNGAVVLEKTGKYVKGKYTLTGGSIGLFEGKKIGRAKNLEKLAEEIQDQESVVSLLKADIQAKHNEVITFSDQLKEHAIKATEQEINQLNNQVFAAKNKIENLQAAQQNGEQRLADIDNRLQDEQDAIAETRELLAELNGKLQDTAEQMRNLEQDYQESEQAYHFASGQFNETNLQLTRQQSKLTTIKQELLFKENQLNDLHVQIKNNTAQLAEAEQAIVDGVASLQEVEALLLELMRKKEEEELKLNEADQAYYNFRNALQEKESELRLKVKSKEMIDHLVNELKDKLNELKLQLAGMKERLHVEFKIELDEILDQPRTSDTPLEELQAASDRMRKRMDNMGEVNPTAIEAYTEMKKRYDFILEQKNDLVTAKESLLQTILEVEETANQLFLDTFNKVRENFQKVFKALFTEEDTADMLMVNPDNLADTGIEIVAKPKGKRPSSITQLSGGEKTLTATALLFAIYLIKPAPFCILDEVDAPLDDANVGKFTQMIKKFSDNSQFIIVTHNKQTMGAVDVIYGVTMQEPGVSKLVPVDFRSLN, from the coding sequence GTGAGATTAAAATCATTAGAAATCAAGGGGTTTAAAAGTTTTGCTGATAAAACGGTGGTGAGCTTTGATGAAGGCATTACCGGTATTATTGGACCGAACGGATGTGGCAAAAGCAATATCATCGATAGTATCCGTTGGGTAATTGGAGAGCAAAAGATCTCTGCCCTTAGAAGTGAAAACCTGGAAGCCCTGGTTTTCAACGGAAGTAAAACCAGAAGTGCCAGTGGTCTGGCAGAAGTGAGCCTTACTTTTGAAAACACTAAGAATTTATTACCTACTGAGTTCAGTACGGTTACTGTTACCAGAAGATTTTATAAAAACGGGGAAAGTGAATATCGACTGAACGATGTTACTTGTCGGTTAAAAGATATTCATAATCTGTTTTTGGATACCGGGGTTAGTACAGACAGTTATGCCATTATTGAATTGGGCATGGTGGATGATATCATCAAGGACAAAGACAACAGCCGAAGGAGAATGCTAGAGCAGGCTGCCGGGATTACTATTTACAAAACCCGTAAGAAGGAAGCCAAAAATAAACTGGATGCAACTGAACAGGATTTAGCCCGTATTGAAGACTTGTTATTTGAAATTAACAATCAATTGAAAACTTTGGAGAGCCAAGCAAAAAAGGCAGAGAAGTTTTATGAGATAAAAAAGGAATACAAGGAAGTTGCCGTTGAATTGGCCAAAGCAGCGTTAGAAGGGTTTAATATTTCTTATCGTGAACTAACCGAGCAGCAGGAATTGGAACTGGATAAAAAAATGCAGCTGGAGGCAGAAATTGCCACAGAAGAAGCTGCCATTGAACAAGAGAAAGTTGCTTTTATTACACAGGAACGTGCTTTACAAAGCATGCAACACGGGTTCAATGAATTGCAGCAAAACCTTCGTTCTACCGAAAACGATAAGAATCTGGCAAGCCAGAAATTGCAATACCTGAGAGAAAAAGAAAATAACCTGAAAGACTTTCTAGAAAAAGCCGAAGGTCAGTTAAAAACCATTGGAGATTCCATCGAATACTCTCAGATGCAGGTGGGTGAAGAAGAAGCCAACTTAAAAGGGTTGCAGGAAAGAGTAGAGGAAGCCAAGATGGAAGTGGAGAGCAAGCGCCAGATTTTTGATGAGAAACGCTCAGGGGTAGATGCAGTGAGAAACCAATACCAGCAATTCCAGCGCAATCAGTTTGATGCAGAGAAAAAAGTGGCCGTTGCGGATACTTCTATTCAGAACCTTCAACGAATGCAGTTGCAGTTAAATGAAGAGAAATCGAATCGTTTACAGCAGTTGTTGCAGTTGCAGGCAGAAAGCGCTGAGAAAGAGGAGGCGCTGGAAATGAAAAGAGTAGACCTGGTTCAGTTACAGGAACAGCATGAAAAAACCAAGGAGCAGATTTTTGAAACCCAGCAGCAATTAGAAGTATTGCGTTCTGAACTAGCTGATGAAAACAGAAAACTGGATGCTAAGCGCAATGAATATAACCTGTTGAAAAGTCTGATTGACTCAATGGAAGGGTATCCGGAAAGTATTAAGTTCCTTCACAAGAATAATGACTGGAACCACAATGCCCCTATTTTATCTGATATCATTTATGTAAAGGAAGATTATAGAACTGCAGTTGAAAATGTACTCGAGCCATATCTAAACTACTATGTAGTTAATAATCTGGAGGAAGGATTGAAAGCTGTTCATTTATTGGACGACAATAAAAAAGGGAAGGCTAATTTCTTCTTATTAGATCAGTTCGCCAATTTCCATCAACAAAGTCATCAGCCAGCCCAAACCATAAAGGCGCTGGATGTAATTGAAGTGGATGATCAATACTATAAACTGGCTGAATACCTTTTAGGAAATGTTTACATTGGCGAAAACGACGAAGCCATCCGCAATTCAAACGGGGCTGTGGTGTTGGAGAAAACAGGTAAATATGTAAAAGGTAAATACACTTTAACTGGTGGTAGCATTGGCTTATTTGAAGGAAAGAAAATTGGACGTGCCAAGAACTTGGAAAAGCTGGCTGAAGAAATTCAGGATCAGGAATCAGTGGTTAGCTTATTAAAAGCTGATATTCAGGCCAAGCATAATGAAGTCATCACTTTCAGTGATCAGTTGAAAGAGCATGCCATCAAAGCAACTGAGCAGGAAATTAACCAATTGAATAACCAGGTTTTTGCTGCTAAAAATAAAATTGAAAACCTGCAGGCTGCCCAGCAAAATGGGGAGCAGCGTTTGGCAGATATTGATAATCGCTTACAAGACGAACAGGATGCGATTGCAGAAACCAGAGAGTTGCTTGCTGAATTAAATGGTAAGTTACAGGACACTGCAGAACAAATGCGTAATCTGGAACAGGATTATCAGGAATCTGAGCAGGCTTATCATTTTGCATCTGGTCAGTTTAATGAAACGAATCTTCAGCTGACCCGCCAGCAAAGCAAATTGACGACCATTAAACAGGAGTTATTGTTTAAGGAAAATCAATTGAACGATTTGCATGTTCAAATCAAGAACAATACGGCTCAATTGGCTGAAGCGGAGCAGGCTATAGTTGATGGCGTAGCTTCTTTACAGGAAGTGGAAGCGCTATTGCTTGAATTAATGCGTAAGAAAGAAGAGGAAGAATTAAAACTGAATGAAGCAGATCAGGCCTATTATAATTTCAGAAATGCCTTGCAGGAAAAAGAAAGTGAGTTGCGTCTGAAAGTGAAGAGCAAGGAAATGATTGATCACCTGGTGAATGAATTGAAAGATAAACTCAATGAGTTGAAATTGCAACTGGCTGGAATGAAGGAGCGCTTGCATGTTGAGTTTAAGATTGAACTGGACGAGATTCTTGATCAACCCAGAACTTCAGATACCCCATTGGAAGAATTGCAGGCAGCTTCAGACAGAATGCGCAAGCGTATGGACAATATGGGTGAAGTGAATCCTACAGCTATTGAAGCGTATACAGAAATGAAGAAGCGATACGACTTCATTTTGGAACAGAAAAATGACCTAGTTACTGCCAAGGAAAGTTTGTTGCAAACTATTCTTGAAGTAGAAGAAACAGCCAATCAGTTGTTCCTTGATACTTTTAATAAAGTGAGAGAGAACTTCCAGAAAGTCTTTAAGGCATTGTTTACAGAAGAAGATACCGCTGATATGTTGATGGTGAACCCGGATAACTTAGCAGATACAGGTATTGAAATTGTGGCCAAGCCGAAGGGCAAACGTCCAAGTTCTATCACCCAGTTAAGCGGGGGAGAAAAAACCCTAACCGCTACAGCGCTGTTGTTTGCGATTTATCTGATTAAGCCCGCTCCATTCTGTATTCTGGATGAGGTGGATGCACCTTTGGATGATGCAAACGTGGGCAAGTTTACACAGATGATTAAGAAGTTTAGTGATAATTCTCAGTTCATTATTGTTACCCACAATAAACAAACCATGGGTGCCGTAGACGTTATTTATGGCGTAACCATGCAGGAACCGGGCGTAAGTAAGCTGGTACCAGTAGATTTCAGGAGCCTGAACTAA
- a CDS encoding peptide chain release factor 3, with translation MKYEKEINRRKTFAIISHPDAGKTTLTEKLLLFGGAIQVAGAVKSNKIKKGATSDFMEIERQRGISVATSVMTFEYQNILINLLDTPGHKDFAEDTYRTLTAVDSVILVIDSVNGVEAQTRRLMEVCRMRDTPVIVFINKMDRDGKNRFDLLEEIEKELGISLHPMTWPINSGKEFKGVYNLDNKSLRLFTASTKADDEDVIAITDLADPVLDAKVGARDANQLREDVELIDGVYGDLDPADYLSGSIAPVFFGSAVNNFGVKEMLDTFIRIAPVPRSRETTARTIEVGEEKFSGFIFKIHANLDPKHRDRIAFMRVCSGKFERNKYYHHVRLDKDMRFSNPYSFMARSKEVVEDAYAGDVVGLFDTGNFKIGDTLTEGENFYFSGIPTFSPEIFKELVNKDPMKTKQLEKGISQLTDEGVAQLFTQHGGNKKIIGCVGDLQFEVIQYRLLQEYGAACEFRTLPFYKACWLTSKDPKKLDDFLRFKQQNAAEDKDGQPVYLAQSEWFLNTEITNNPDITFHFTSEVHK, from the coding sequence ATGAAGTACGAAAAAGAAATCAACAGAAGGAAAACATTTGCCATCATTTCCCACCCGGATGCGGGTAAAACCACCCTTACCGAAAAACTATTGTTGTTCGGAGGTGCCATTCAGGTAGCAGGTGCGGTTAAGAGCAACAAAATTAAAAAGGGTGCCACATCAGATTTCATGGAAATTGAAAGACAGAGAGGTATCTCGGTGGCTACTTCTGTAATGACTTTTGAATACCAGAATATTTTAATCAATTTATTGGATACCCCCGGCCACAAAGACTTTGCGGAAGATACCTATAGAACCCTTACGGCGGTAGATAGTGTTATCCTCGTGATTGATAGCGTGAACGGGGTAGAGGCGCAGACACGTCGTTTGATGGAAGTGTGTAGAATGCGTGACACACCCGTAATTGTGTTCATTAATAAAATGGACCGTGACGGTAAGAACCGTTTTGATTTATTGGAAGAAATAGAAAAGGAGCTGGGTATATCCTTGCATCCGATGACCTGGCCAATCAATAGCGGAAAGGAATTTAAAGGAGTATATAATTTAGATAATAAGAGTCTTCGTTTATTTACAGCCAGTACCAAGGCTGACGATGAAGATGTGATTGCCATTACCGATCTGGCAGATCCTGTTCTGGATGCCAAAGTTGGTGCCAGGGACGCCAATCAGTTAAGAGAAGATGTAGAACTGATTGATGGCGTTTATGGTGACTTGGATCCGGCTGATTATTTAAGCGGCTCCATCGCTCCCGTTTTTTTTGGGTCTGCCGTTAATAATTTCGGGGTTAAGGAAATGCTGGATACTTTCATCAGGATTGCACCAGTTCCCCGTTCCAGGGAAACTACCGCCAGAACCATTGAAGTGGGTGAAGAGAAATTCAGCGGATTCATTTTCAAGATACACGCAAACCTTGACCCCAAACACCGTGACCGTATTGCGTTTATGCGGGTTTGTAGTGGCAAGTTCGAACGCAATAAATATTACCACCATGTACGCTTAGACAAAGACATGCGTTTCAGCAATCCATATAGTTTCATGGCCCGTTCCAAAGAAGTAGTGGAAGATGCTTATGCGGGAGATGTGGTTGGTTTATTTGATACAGGCAACTTTAAAATAGGAGATACATTAACCGAAGGAGAAAATTTTTACTTCAGCGGTATCCCCACTTTCTCTCCAGAAATCTTTAAAGAACTGGTGAACAAGGATCCAATGAAAACCAAGCAACTGGAAAAAGGAATCAGTCAGTTGACAGATGAGGGAGTTGCTCAGTTGTTTACACAGCACGGAGGCAATAAAAAAATCATTGGTTGCGTGGGAGATCTTCAGTTTGAAGTAATTCAATATCGTTTGTTGCAGGAATATGGAGCTGCTTGTGAATTCAGAACCTTGCCTTTCTATAAAGCCTGCTGGTTAACCAGTAAGGATCCCAAGAAGCTGGATGATTTTCTTCGCTTTAAACAGCAGAACGCTGCAGAAGACAAAGACGGTCAGCCGGTTTATTTAGCACAGAGTGAATGGTTCCTGAATACGGAAATCACAAATAATCCGGATATTACTTTCCACTTTACCAGTGAAGTGCATAAGTAA